In Danio rerio strain Tuebingen ecotype United States chromosome 9, GRCz12tu, whole genome shotgun sequence, the genomic window tgaattattagccggcctgtttattttttccccaatttctgtttaatggagagaagatttttaaacacatctctaaacataatagttttaataactcatttctaataactgatttattttatgtttgccatgatgaataatattttactagatgtttttgaagacacttcaaatacagtttaaagtgacatttaaagacttaactagggtaattaggttaactaggcaggatagggtaatcaggcaagttatggtataatgatggtttgttctgtagaatatcgaaaatatatatagcttagacgggctaataattttgtccttaaaatggtttttaaaacatcaaaaactGTTTTATCCTAGCCGAATGACACATGGAGGTGACACTGACACATTTATCCATAATGGCCTTCCACTTCATTGACGGCATTTGAGTTGAATGCTCAAAGTAACTTATAATTCCAATACCTCAAACAAAAATATGAGATTAAAGATATAGATGCCGTTTTTGATTTTGCAATAAGCTATAGAAATTGGGATGCAAGTCAAGTAATTTTGGAAAACTATACCTGGCTCAAAACTAATAATGAGAGTTCCCTCTCTAGGAGCTTTAAAAAGTTGCATCAGTTTAGAATGAATTTGTACATGGAAAAGCAAATAACACACAGTACAGTTAGAGCAATGTAAGTGAGAAATGAGTGATGCATTTATGGATGCACTTACTGAATAAGAATGTTCATGAGGATTACAGagattttaacaaaatcacactGAGAGATTAAGCAGTGTTGTGAAATGATAGTTATTAGAAAGACTTACTTGAGACAAAGGTTCTGGTTTCTTGGTGTCCACTCCTCCAATAACGACCATGTTCGGCATCACTGGACGAGGAAATTCAAAGGCAAAGTCAAAATGCATGAACCAGAGAGCTGCACGGCTCATGATCTCCATCACTGATGTCTTTTTCTGCAGCACCTTTGAGGCGATTTCATCTGCATGAGCAAACATGCGGCTGCAAGCCACTGGCTGAACAAGAGTCCTTACAAAGTTTACACTTCTTTGCCAGAGATTCATGCGATCAGTAAAGTGAGTTAAACCTTTTGGAACATAAGATGGTGGAGCTGGGCATTGACTGGCAAGAACATCAGCACCACAAGGATGACTTGTTTGCATATAAATGGCAGGAATTGAGAGATATTCTGATGCAATGACTCCAACAGTCTCAAACGGATCTGTGAGAATGGCATCGAAGTTGTAGTCTTGCAGTTTCTTTAGCAAATCTTTGTTGAGGAGCAAACCCTCAGCATTTCGGGAAATGATAACTTTAAGCATGTCCATGGTGGTGAAAAAATTCTGAAACCTGCCCACATCTGAAGACACATCTGCACTAAACAATTTACTGATAGCTGCATCTGTTCCCTTCTGTATCTGAGCTTTGGTGTAAGGCACTGGATATGTCAGAGTCGTAGTGTGCTTTGCTGGAACCATGTTCACATTTTCCTCCGGGAATACGACCACCACACGGTTTCCTCTACGGCCAAGCTCCTCCACCAAAGGTCTCATGCCAGTCCAGTGGCTGCCAAGTGCTGGAATTACCAGTAAGTTCCCAGCTTCTGCTGATACTAGGCAGAAAAGACACAAAACTAGTGCAGAAGCAGCCATTCTAACAATTCTATCATTCAtaattatccaaaaaaaaaaaaaaaaaaagtttatgagCTGGTAGTATTGGCAAGAATTGCTTTTTGTGAAGTTCTGCAAGGAAATTCTGAATTTGTACTTCCCTGCAGAGGCTTTTATCTCACAAGCGattgcaagaaaaaaagaaaagaaggcaGGGCATCAAAAGAATAATCTCCGTGGAAAACAACACCCTCAGCTCCCGATATAGGGTAAATCATGAGAATCCTACGAAAAGGAAAATCCTTGAATGACTAAAAAACACATGCCAGAAGTCCACGATGATCATGTAAAAGTAGGTGTGCTTTTTGGTCCCACCTCTTCAGAGCCACTTTAAACACTCCCACGTGCCACATTGAAGAAATAACTGCATTTTCCGGTTAGCAGAGTCACTTGAAAACTGCAAGAGACAACTCCTTTTGTCTGTAGCCTATACTCAATGTGACTAATTATTTCCAAGGACAGGATTCTTTTCAACATTTCAAAAATCTGAATGTACAAGCTAttgcaaatagttaattcattccCCACACATGAAGAAAAGTATTTTGAATGTATGAGCTCTGAAAGAATGTTAgtaattttttcccaattttaaaataaatgcagataaTATAATTTAGAGCTTTcaaattagatcaaattaaacCACGTTTATATTCACATCATAAGCAGCACGTGTACTATGATAAGTGAAAAGATTAGGTGCtagctccagacagtgcaaaatacagcattataccccaaaaaacaaaactatttactATTAGTAATGTTGACAGTAATacataaaagaaaattaatatgtGAAAGACAATAAATGCGTTAAGaaaaacacacactacagatgTGGGCACAGatagacagtaaaaaaaaaagagaaagtattGTATACTCATAAGTTTGACTGTTGGTGGAAAATTATTGTAGGCAATATTGTTTTAAGTAAGGATTGGTTAGTGCAATGCATGTTACATCCTATGGTATGCAGTGAGGAGTATGGAAAGAGTTTGTGTGAGGAGTGTTAAGtcttcatcagcctgatagtctgtgGGAAGCTTTCCTTCAGTGGGCTGGTGCATGATCGGATGCTGCAGAACCGTCTGTCCGagggtcattcatttattctatttttacgTTATTAGaggaaataaaaatgaacaattagTCAAAACAAAATTATGGTTACTGTGTTTAAACAGCGTaaagtgttgtctaaaaatgaaaGCATAGATGTAAGCATGACATTTTCCCaatcataatttatatataatattcacATTTGTTGATGCAACAAGGTGGATTACAAGTGTTGCAAAAATAGCTGTTCTTTTCTCATCACTGTTGTGGTATTtttgcagtttaaattttttgcaTGTGTATTTATCATGGAAACAACAACTATGCCATGAGTGTATTGGGATGTGAGCGGGAGTAATAGAAAACAAGAAACTTAACAGGAGATCGAGAAAATATCTGCAGAGAATTAATGATTGATATTGATTGAGGTAGAAAACCAGATTTGACAAATGTGTCATAAATTATGATATCGTTGGCAATATAGCAGTGTAAAAAGTGATGCAAAAGTGGTAAAAAGGTGTGTTTTCAACACAGGTGTGGAGCCGTTTGGGCTTATTAGTTATGAAACAACAAAGATAAAGCCCATGTACATATAGATGaactttgactttttttcttcctcAAAGAGCATTTAACCATGAGGTTAATGATAATTATTAGTTTGTGAGATGAGAACAAATAGCACAATAAGATATAACTTGACAGTTTGAATCAGCTTATTTTCAGTACATACTTCAAtgtaatttagatttttgttcttttttaaacaaaaaataaaagtgtcCTAATACTTCTTTTATATAACTTGAAAAGTGTTCTTGGATCACACATGATGGATCTTGCTAAGATTTAAGCCATGTTGACTTTACGGGTGTTGGCATTTCATGTTTAGTATCCTTAGTACTTTTAGCACacactaaattaaatattaaacaataaggctttaacaataataatgataatactaaaAAGAACATCACATTTTCCTGCAAAGCATGCAGAGTTATTTAAGATTCTCTTgtctatttattaaatgttaattattaagTCTTCAAAGAA contains:
- the ugt1a7 gene encoding UDP-glucuronosyltransferase 1-7 precursor (The RefSeq protein has 1 substitution compared to this genomic sequence); protein product: MNDRIVRMAASALVLCLFCLVSAEAGNLLVIPALGSHWTGTRPLVEELGRRGNRVVVVFPEENVNMVPAKHTTTLTYPVPYTKAQIQKGTDAAISKLFSADVSSDVGRFQNFFTTMDMLKVIISRNAEGLLLNKDLLKKLQDYNFDAILTDPFETVGVIASEYLSIPAIYMQTSHPCGADVLASQCPAPPSYVPKGLTHFTDRMNLWQRSVNFVRTLVQPVACSRMFAHADEIASKVLQKKTSVMEIMSRAALWFMHFDFAFEFPRPVMPNMVVIGGVDTKKPEPLSQELEEFVNGSGEHGFVVFTLGSMVSQLPEAKAREFFEAFRQIPQRVLWRYTGPVPENAPKNVKLMKWLPQNDLLGHPKVRAFVTHGGSHGIYEGICNGVPMVMLPLFGDQGDNAQRLVSRGVAESLTIYDVTSEKLLVALKKVINDKSYKEKMMKLSAIHRDRPIEPLDLAVFWTEFVMRHKGAEHLRPAAHDLNWIQYHSLDVIGFLLLILLTVIFVTVKSCMFCFRKCFKKSQKKKKA